A stretch of Megalobrama amblycephala isolate DHTTF-2021 linkage group LG14, ASM1881202v1, whole genome shotgun sequence DNA encodes these proteins:
- the LOC125246426 gene encoding macrophage mannose receptor 1-like, which yields MDRLFHLLFFSGFCSFTGGISREYVLIQEQKTWYQAQAYCRENHIDLATVQNDDDWANLRDTVYKMAKMAWIGLYNDVYSWRWSYQDEKITLQNWATREPNNYDGHEACGLINDRIWNDYDCRGLFPFFCFNENRTNRFVFISDAKTWQEAQSYCRHYYTDLAITWSQSENDQLTELKKPYSSAWIGLFRDTWKWSDATNVSTSSFTWLTAQPDMITLDSPCGVSDPAGMIHYQLCSNVLPFLCIQRTKKQIVRVKVKSGQNLNDPIVKNVILLLVSIKQFELKQIMENKQFL from the exons GATTCTGTTCATTTACTGGGGGCATTTCACGTGAATATGTTCTAATCCAGGAACAGAAGACTTGGTACCAGGCACAAGCTTACTGCAGAGAGAATCACATTGACCTGGCCACTGTTCAAAATGATGACGACTGGGCAAATCTACGAGACACAGTTTATAAAATGGCTAAGATGGCTTGGATTGGACTGTACAATGACGTTTATAGCTGGCGGTGGTCTTATCAGGAtgaaaaaattacattacagAATTGGGCCACTAGAGAACCAAACAACTACGATGGACATGAGGCATGTGGTTTGATTAATGATAGAATATGGAATGATTATGACTGCAGGGGACTATTTCCATTTTTTTGCTTCAATG AGAACAGAACAAACAGGTTTGTTTTCATTAGCGATGCCAAAACCTGGCAGGAGGCTCAGAGCTACTGCAGACATTATTACACAGATCTGGCCATCACTTGGAGTCAAAGTGAGAATGACCAATTAACCGAGTTGAAGAAACCATATTCGAGTGCTTGGATTGGTCTGTTTAGAGACACGTGGAAATGGTCAGATGCAACAAATGTCTCTACTTCCTCCTTTACCTGGCTGACAGCACAACCTGACATGATTACACTGGACAGTCCTTGTGGTGTTTCAGATCCTGCTGGTATGATCCATTACCAGCTCTGCTCAAATGTCCTTCCTTTCCTCTGCATCCAAC GTACAAAGAAACAGATTGTGAGAGTGAAGGTGAAAAGTGGTCAGAATCTAAATGACCCTATAGTGAAGAACGTTATCTTACTGTTGGTAAGTATTAAACAGTTTGAGCTAAAACAGATAATGGAGAACAAGCAGTTTCTGTAA